Within the Ensifer canadensis genome, the region TTCTCTTTGATTTCTTGCACATTTTCGGTCTCAGTGCGCGGGCATTTTGCGTTCCAGCATGCGTGCATATTGTGTCAGCGGATAACACAGCACGAAGAAGATCACCGCGACCAGCCCATAGACCGTGAAAGGTTCGAAGGTTGCATTATTGATCGCATTGGCGGTTCTGAGAAGCTCCTCGAAGCCGATGATCGACGTCAGCGCCGTGCTCTTGATGAGCTGGACGAGGAAGCCGACAGCCGGCGGCCGGGTGATCGCGAACGCCTGCGGCAGGATCACCAGGCGCAGTTCCTGCAGGCGATGCAGCCCGAGGCTGGCGCCGGCATCCCACTGGCCGGCCGGCAGGGCTTCGACGCC harbors:
- a CDS encoding amino acid ABC transporter permease yields the protein MIEFTFWDILRNLVFATRWTLLLSLVAFAGGAAVGLMILFARISKQKWLRRFGSGYIALFQGTPLLMQLFLMFFGLPMLGFRIEPWTAAALGLTFYASAYLAEIWRGGVEALPAGQWDAGASLGLHRLQELRLVILPQAFAITRPPAVGFLVQLIKSTALTSIIGFEELLRTANAINNATFEPFTVYGLVAVIFFVLCYPLTQYARMLERKMPAH